A part of Vespertiliibacter pulmonis genomic DNA contains:
- the ccmE gene encoding cytochrome c maturation protein CcmE codes for MNPRRKSRLKTVLAILSGVAVAAGLTLYALSQNIDLFYTPSEIIYGKQDNPNTKPEVGQRIRVGGMVVEGSVKRDQKSLKVEFDLHDIGPAIQVEYEGILPDLFREGQGIVAQGVLIEPTKLQATEVLAKHDENYMPPDLSEQMKKKHQPMGVSATDLKEESERDRLYQGEQK; via the coding sequence ATGAACCCAAGACGTAAATCAAGACTTAAAACTGTATTAGCTATTTTATCAGGAGTAGCTGTTGCAGCAGGGCTTACGCTGTATGCATTAAGTCAAAATATTGACCTATTCTATACGCCATCAGAAATTATTTATGGCAAGCAGGATAATCCTAATACTAAGCCTGAAGTTGGGCAGCGTATTCGTGTTGGAGGAATGGTGGTTGAAGGCTCGGTAAAACGGGATCAAAAAAGTTTAAAAGTCGAATTTGATTTACACGATATTGGGCCTGCAATTCAAGTGGAATATGAAGGTATTTTGCCTGATCTATTTCGTGAAGGGCAGGGTATTGTGGCACAAGGCGTTTTGATTGAACCAACTAAATTACAGGCAACGGAAGTGCTGGCAAAGCACGATGAAAATTATATGCCTCCAGATTTAAGTGAACAGATGAAGAAAAAACACCAGCCAATGGGCGTATCAGCAACTGATTTGAAAGAAGAATCAGAGCGTGATCGTCTCTATCAGGGAGAGCAGAAATGA
- a CDS encoding heme lyase CcmF/NrfE family subunit: MIAELGNYALALSLALSILLGILPLVGAEKGNATLISLARPITWALFLALSIAFSSLFYLFVVNDFSVQYVVNNSNTLLPLEYRLAAVWGSHEGSLLLWIWLLSLWSVAVAIFSRKMPEEAVARVLGVMGIVSIGFIIFIIFTSNPFERTFPDFPADGRELNPMLQDIGLIFHPPLLYMGYVGFSVAFAFAIASLMTGRLDTAWARWSRPWTMAAWMFLTLGIVLGSWWAYYELGWGGWWFWDPVENASLMPWIAGTALIHSLAVTEKRATFKAWTVLLAILAFSLCLLGTFLVRSGVLVSVHAFASDPTRGLYILAYLAVIIGGSLLLYAYQGNKIKSLDNYQTYSRESVLLLNNVMLMAFLSVVLLGTILPLVHKEIGLGSISIGAPFFDRMFMLLMIPFAFLLGIGPLVKWRRDQFSAIRTPVFISLILMLLCGVGLPYLFGNLITLSAVLGTMMSMIIVLLSLYELHQRASHRSSFFTGITKLSRSHWGMISAHLGVAMTVFGIAFSHNFSIEKNVRMNIGDSVQILDYNFTFKGLKDSDGANYVGGTAEIEITQHGKYEATLHAEKRFYNVSKMGMTEAAIDWGFTRDLYAALGEQLEDGSWGIRLYYKPFIRWIWFGGLFMVLGGLLCILDKRYRLRSTTKAVG; the protein is encoded by the coding sequence ATGATTGCTGAATTAGGGAATTATGCCCTTGCATTAAGTTTAGCATTGTCAATTTTATTGGGGATCTTACCGCTTGTTGGTGCAGAAAAAGGCAATGCTACATTGATTTCGCTTGCTCGCCCAATAACGTGGGCATTATTTTTGGCGTTAAGTATTGCATTTAGTTCACTCTTTTATTTATTTGTTGTGAATGATTTTAGTGTGCAATATGTTGTGAATAATTCAAACACGTTATTGCCTTTAGAATACCGTTTAGCAGCAGTTTGGGGTTCCCACGAAGGCTCATTATTACTATGGATCTGGCTACTCTCTTTATGGAGTGTTGCGGTAGCTATTTTTAGCAGAAAAATGCCAGAAGAAGCGGTCGCCCGAGTATTGGGTGTAATGGGTATTGTCAGTATTGGTTTTATTATTTTTATTATTTTTACATCTAATCCGTTTGAGAGAACCTTTCCAGATTTTCCAGCAGATGGGCGAGAACTTAATCCGATGTTGCAAGATATTGGACTGATTTTTCATCCCCCTTTACTCTATATGGGATACGTTGGTTTTTCTGTGGCATTTGCATTTGCGATTGCATCGTTGATGACAGGACGGCTTGATACAGCTTGGGCTCGCTGGTCTCGCCCATGGACGATGGCCGCTTGGATGTTTTTAACGCTAGGCATTGTATTAGGATCTTGGTGGGCATATTATGAACTCGGCTGGGGTGGCTGGTGGTTTTGGGATCCTGTTGAGAATGCATCTTTAATGCCTTGGATTGCAGGCACGGCATTGATCCATTCTTTAGCGGTAACAGAAAAACGTGCGACTTTTAAGGCTTGGACGGTACTACTCGCTATTTTAGCTTTTTCACTCTGTTTATTGGGGACGTTCCTTGTTCGCTCTGGCGTATTAGTTTCTGTACACGCTTTTGCTTCTGATCCAACTCGTGGTTTATATATTCTTGCGTATTTAGCGGTCATTATTGGAGGCTCACTATTACTTTATGCTTATCAAGGGAATAAAATTAAAAGTTTAGATAATTACCAAACGTATTCACGAGAGTCAGTATTATTGCTAAATAATGTTATGTTAATGGCATTTTTATCTGTTGTATTACTGGGGACAATTTTACCGCTTGTTCATAAAGAAATCGGATTGGGATCAATTTCTATTGGTGCGCCGTTCTTTGATCGAATGTTTATGTTGTTAATGATCCCATTTGCATTTTTATTGGGAATTGGACCGCTTGTAAAATGGCGACGAGATCAATTTTCGGCTATTCGTACTCCTGTGTTTATTAGTCTTATTTTGATGTTGTTGTGTGGCGTTGGGTTGCCTTATTTATTTGGTAATTTAATTACGCTAAGTGCGGTACTCGGTACGATGATGTCAATGATTATTGTACTTTTAAGCCTATATGAACTTCATCAACGTGCGAGCCATCGTTCTTCATTTTTTACTGGGATAACAAAATTATCTCGCTCTCACTGGGGAATGATTTCCGCTCATCTTGGGGTGGCGATGACAGTTTTTGGTATTGCTTTTAGCCATAATTTTAGTATAGAAAAAAATGTGAGAATGAATATTGGTGATAGCGTACAAATTTTAGATTACAATTTTACCTTCAAGGGGCTTAAAGATAGCGATGGCGCTAATTATGTAGGTGGAACAGCAGAAATTGAAATTACTCAGCACGGAAAATATGAAGCGACTTTACATGCTGAAAAACGTTTTTATAATGTGAGTAAAATGGGAATGACTGAAGCAGCAATTGATTGGGGATTTACCCGCGATCTTTATGCTGCATTAGGTGAGCAATTAGAAGACGGTTCTTGGGGCATTCGTCTTTATTATAAACCGTTCATTCGTTGGATTTGGTTTGGTGGGCTATTTATGGTATTAGGCGGTTTGTTGTGTATATTGGATAAACGTTATCGTTTAAGATCTACGACAAAAGCGGTAGGATAG
- a CDS encoding DUF5363 family protein yields the protein MLEKNSKKSWLKGLIEKYNELCKDLGVENGACRSCVPIVKFDPKKEGKSNVAEKELK from the coding sequence ATGTTAGAGAAAAACAGCAAAAAAAGTTGGCTAAAAGGACTTATTGAAAAATACAATGAACTTTGTAAGGATTTAGGCGTAGAGAATGGAGCTTGCCGTAGTTGTGTTCCAATTGTTAAATTTGATCCAAAGAAAGAAGGCAAATCTAATGTCGCCGAGAAAGAACTAAAGTGA
- the trxA gene encoding thioredoxin: protein MANIIHTTDATFEQDVLQSDVPVLLDFWAPWCGPCRAIGPVLDDLATELGDKARIVKMNVDEHQQIPAKYGVRSIPFLLIFKNGEVVAQQVGAQNLPAFLENLA, encoded by the coding sequence ATGGCTAATATCATTCATACAACTGATGCAACATTTGAACAAGACGTTTTACAATCTGATGTCCCTGTACTACTAGATTTTTGGGCTCCGTGGTGTGGTCCGTGCCGAGCAATTGGCCCAGTATTAGATGATCTTGCTACTGAATTAGGTGATAAAGCACGCATTGTGAAAATGAATGTTGATGAACATCAACAAATTCCTGCCAAATATGGTGTGCGTAGCATTCCTTTCTTACTCATTTTCAAAAATGGGGAAGTCGTGGCTCAACAAGTAGGTGCACAAAATTTACCTGCATTTCTAGAAAATTTAGCATAA